One window of Streptomyces sp. FIT100 genomic DNA carries:
- a CDS encoding metalloregulator ArsR/SmtB family transcription factor: protein MGAQVTSWDSAAADRAVAVLKAIADPSRYRLLWALSHDELPVSALAEMLGAHVAATSQHLAKLRAAGLVSSRREGTRIYYRADGTRVRELLETAMLAAGDSAAPGGTAAAPGGATAAAQEARATARATPRPRRRPVTE, encoded by the coding sequence ATGGGAGCGCAAGTCACGTCGTGGGACTCAGCCGCAGCCGACCGGGCCGTCGCGGTCCTCAAGGCGATCGCCGACCCGTCCCGCTACCGGCTGCTGTGGGCCCTCAGCCACGACGAACTGCCGGTGAGCGCGCTGGCGGAGATGCTGGGCGCCCATGTCGCCGCGACCTCCCAGCACCTGGCGAAGCTGCGCGCGGCCGGTCTGGTGAGCTCCCGCCGGGAAGGCACCCGCATCTACTACCGCGCCGACGGCACCCGTGTCCGCGAGCTGCTGGAGACGGCCATGCTGGCGGCCGGTGACTCCGCGGCGCCCGGCGGCACGGCTGCGGCCCCGGGCGGCGCGACGGCCGCCGCACAGGAGGCGCGCGCGACCGCACGCGCCACGCCCCGGCCGCGGCGCCGGCCGGTGACCGAGTAG
- a CDS encoding CorA family divalent cation transporter gives MTNQILTAAHDVAGLRRRWVQVAVGDQEAAAEARKLTGVDFGTAGNRVWETDRFVYLPVAVNIRSGDTIRRERLVLALGDDVLVTLQPRAHFAPFDKALARMRRLPHLAESAHGVMYALLYALNEAQERVIEHASDALEDMSDEITLATQGYDEHGTDIGVSDMQDTITRMNSAEEIVSRSQESQLMLARAARHLRAEAGTRHPELAVLIDVLVADINGVKDHASYEHDKVRYLQQSIMTSLDVKQNQIVKVFTIITAVFLPPTLIATFYGMNFTDMPELSWEHGFLVTTLLTLVAALIPLWYIRRRGWLR, from the coding sequence ATGACCAACCAGATCCTCACGGCCGCCCACGACGTCGCCGGCCTGCGCCGGCGCTGGGTCCAGGTCGCCGTCGGCGACCAGGAGGCCGCGGCCGAGGCCCGCAAGCTCACCGGCGTCGACTTCGGCACCGCGGGCAACCGGGTGTGGGAGACCGACAGGTTCGTCTACCTGCCGGTCGCCGTCAACATCCGCAGCGGCGACACCATCCGCCGCGAGCGGCTCGTCCTCGCGCTCGGCGACGACGTGCTCGTCACGCTCCAGCCCCGGGCCCACTTCGCCCCGTTCGACAAGGCCCTGGCCCGGATGCGTCGCCTTCCGCACCTCGCTGAGAGCGCACACGGCGTGATGTACGCGCTGCTGTACGCCCTCAACGAGGCGCAGGAGCGGGTCATCGAGCACGCCAGCGACGCCCTGGAGGACATGAGCGACGAGATCACACTCGCCACCCAGGGCTACGACGAGCACGGCACCGACATCGGTGTCAGCGACATGCAGGACACCATCACTCGGATGAACTCCGCCGAGGAGATCGTCTCGCGCTCCCAGGAGTCCCAGCTGATGCTCGCCCGCGCCGCCCGCCACCTGCGCGCCGAGGCCGGCACCCGGCACCCGGAGCTCGCCGTGCTGATCGACGTACTCGTCGCGGACATCAACGGGGTGAAGGACCACGCCAGTTACGAGCACGACAAGGTCCGCTACCTCCAGCAGTCGATCATGACCTCGCTGGACGTGAAGCAGAACCAGATCGTCAAGGTGTTCACGATCATCACGGCGGTCTTCCTGCCCCCGACACTGATCGCCACCTTCTACGGCATGAACTTCACCGACATGCCCGAGCTCTCCTGGGAGCACGGCTTCCTCGTCACCACCCTGCTGACGCTGGTCGCCGCGCTCATCCCCCTCTGGTACATCCGCCGCCGCGGCTGGCTGCGCTGA
- the kdpF gene encoding K(+)-transporting ATPase subunit F gives MTAENIVGLIVAVALLGYLVLALVKPERF, from the coding sequence GTGACTGCCGAGAACATCGTCGGCCTGATCGTCGCCGTCGCCCTGCTGGGCTATCTCGTCCTCGCCCTCGTCAAGCCGGAGAGGTTCTGA
- a CDS encoding ABC transporter permease subunit encodes MSFKTDSAAPRTTPLTARTAPRRPRMPWADVVVAAAVLVLLYVTLRVGQGTTVSFTPDQAAHVDTDPSRLPYDAARSLLRMFAALAASIVFTFVYAYAAAKSRRLERILIPALDILQSVPVLGFLTVAVTGFIALFPGSMLGLEFAAIFAIFTSQAWNMTFGFYSSLTSLPRELDELSRSFGFTRWMRFWKVELPAGTIGLVWNGMMSFGGGWFFLVASEAISVNNQNYALPGVGSYAGAAIADGDLGKVGWAVLAMAVMVIGVNFLFWRPLTAWAERFKNEQSEASEVQKSVVLDLLRRSRWPRLTGRALRPAGRALNRAGRVLGIDDRPLAVDRKRQRTGDIVFAVVAGALILWGLADLAGYLNARTGLGVFGEPLLLGLVTLARVVVLVAVATVVWVPIGVKIGFSPKLTRIAQPVVQVLASFPANFLFPLAVWFFLKTGLSIDVGGILLMALGAQWYILFNTIAGAMAVPTDLREAMDDLGVHGWQRWKRLIIPGIFPAYVTGGITASGGAWNASIVAEIVTFGGTTLTATGLGAYIAQATEAGDFPRLLAGVAVMSVYVVALNRLVWRRLYRLAESRYAL; translated from the coding sequence ATGTCGTTCAAGACGGACAGCGCAGCCCCGCGCACCACCCCCCTCACCGCCCGTACCGCTCCCCGCCGGCCACGTATGCCGTGGGCGGACGTGGTGGTCGCCGCGGCGGTGCTCGTCCTGCTGTACGTGACGCTGCGGGTCGGCCAGGGGACCACGGTCTCCTTCACCCCCGACCAGGCCGCCCACGTCGACACCGATCCCTCGCGGCTCCCCTACGACGCCGCCCGCTCGCTGCTGCGGATGTTCGCCGCGCTCGCCGCCTCGATCGTCTTCACCTTCGTCTACGCCTACGCGGCGGCGAAGAGCCGGCGGCTGGAGCGGATCCTCATCCCGGCACTGGACATCCTCCAGTCGGTGCCCGTCCTCGGCTTCCTGACCGTGGCCGTGACCGGGTTCATCGCGCTGTTCCCCGGCTCGATGCTCGGCCTGGAGTTCGCGGCGATCTTCGCGATCTTCACCTCCCAGGCGTGGAACATGACCTTCGGGTTCTACTCCTCCCTCACCTCGCTGCCCCGCGAACTGGACGAGCTCTCCCGCTCGTTCGGATTCACCCGGTGGATGCGGTTCTGGAAGGTGGAGCTGCCCGCCGGCACGATCGGCCTGGTCTGGAACGGCATGATGAGCTTCGGCGGGGGCTGGTTCTTCCTCGTCGCCTCCGAGGCGATCAGCGTCAACAACCAGAACTACGCGCTCCCCGGCGTCGGTTCCTACGCCGGTGCCGCGATCGCGGACGGCGACCTCGGCAAGGTCGGCTGGGCCGTCCTCGCCATGGCCGTCATGGTGATCGGTGTGAACTTCCTCTTCTGGCGGCCGCTGACCGCCTGGGCGGAGCGGTTCAAGAACGAGCAGTCCGAGGCGAGCGAGGTCCAGAAGTCCGTGGTGCTGGACCTGCTGCGCCGCTCCCGCTGGCCGCGGCTGACCGGCCGCGCCCTGCGTCCCGCCGGACGCGCCCTCAACCGGGCGGGCCGGGTCCTCGGTATCGACGACCGTCCCCTGGCCGTGGACCGCAAGCGGCAGCGCACCGGCGACATCGTCTTCGCCGTCGTCGCGGGCGCGCTGATCCTGTGGGGCCTGGCCGACCTGGCCGGCTATCTCAACGCCCGTACCGGCCTCGGCGTGTTCGGCGAACCGCTGCTGCTCGGCCTGGTGACGCTCGCAAGGGTCGTCGTCCTGGTGGCCGTGGCCACGGTCGTCTGGGTGCCGATCGGCGTGAAGATCGGCTTCTCGCCGAAACTGACCAGGATCGCCCAGCCCGTCGTGCAGGTGCTCGCCAGCTTCCCCGCCAACTTCCTCTTCCCGCTGGCGGTCTGGTTCTTCCTCAAGACCGGGCTGTCGATCGACGTCGGCGGCATCCTGCTGATGGCGCTCGGTGCCCAGTGGTACATCCTCTTCAACACCATCGCCGGCGCCATGGCCGTCCCCACCGACCTGCGCGAGGCCATGGACGACCTGGGCGTACACGGCTGGCAGCGCTGGAAGCGGCTGATCATCCCCGGCATCTTCCCCGCGTACGTCACCGGCGGCATCACCGCGAGCGGCGGTGCCTGGAACGCCTCGATCGTCGCCGAGATCGTCACCTTCGGCGGTACGACGCTCACCGCCACCGGCCTCGGCGCGTACATCGCCCAGGCCACCGAGGCCGGTGACTTCCCCAGGCTGCTGGCCGGCGTCGCGGTGATGAGCGTGTACGTCGTCGCCCTCAACCGCCTCGTCTGGCGCCGGCTGTACCGGCTCGCCGAGAGCCGCTACGCGCTCTGA
- a CDS encoding nitrate/sulfonate/bicarbonate ABC transporter ATP-binding protein — MVMNTLRNLRSTRSLTHTLLAPGVPGASGAPARPAADGEVLLETAALTKSYAGADGELPVLSGIDLQVRAGEVVALLGRSGSGKSTLLRCLAGLVPASSGDVTYRGAPLTGANPGTAMVFQTFALLPWLTVQQNVELGLEAKGLSADERAEAALRAIDLIGLDGFESAYPKELSGGMRQRVGFARALVVEPDVLLMDEPFSALDVLTAENLRGELMELWESGQFPTRAIVLVTHNIEEAVLMADRIVVLGSRPYGTIRETIDVGLERPRDRNAPAFEELVDRVYRTMTGREKETRTPGRGDAVEPERRTPANTPLPPAGVDGLSGLAEMVAHRGGSCDLADLTDELGLEVDDMLPQVDALELLGFATVGGDDLVLTEAGTDFARADVQHSKTIFADAAMGAPLVRLIVASLRQNPKGTLRAGFFRDVLAHHFTTEQVAQQLETATDWGRYAELYSYDAEPQEYRLDESGTSTGTAAGASARAAGREG; from the coding sequence ATGGTGATGAACACGCTGCGCAACCTCCGCTCCACCCGCTCCCTCACGCACACCCTCCTCGCCCCCGGCGTCCCCGGCGCCTCCGGCGCCCCCGCGCGCCCGGCCGCGGACGGAGAGGTGCTGCTGGAGACGGCCGCTCTGACCAAGTCCTACGCCGGCGCCGACGGCGAACTGCCCGTCCTGTCCGGCATCGACCTCCAGGTCCGCGCGGGCGAGGTCGTCGCCCTGCTGGGCAGGTCCGGCTCCGGCAAGTCCACGCTGCTGCGCTGCCTGGCCGGCCTCGTGCCCGCCAGCTCCGGCGACGTCACGTACCGAGGCGCCCCGCTGACCGGGGCCAACCCCGGCACCGCCATGGTCTTCCAGACCTTCGCCCTGCTGCCCTGGCTGACCGTGCAGCAGAACGTCGAACTCGGCCTGGAGGCCAAGGGCCTCTCCGCCGACGAGCGCGCCGAGGCCGCCCTGCGGGCCATCGACCTCATCGGGCTCGACGGCTTCGAGTCCGCGTACCCGAAGGAGCTCTCCGGCGGTATGCGCCAGCGCGTCGGCTTCGCCCGCGCGCTCGTCGTCGAGCCCGACGTCCTGCTGATGGACGAGCCCTTCTCCGCCCTCGACGTCCTCACCGCGGAGAACCTGCGCGGCGAGCTGATGGAGCTGTGGGAGTCCGGCCAGTTCCCCACCCGCGCCATCGTGCTGGTCACCCACAACATCGAAGAGGCCGTGCTGATGGCCGACCGGATCGTGGTCCTCGGCTCGCGGCCCTACGGCACCATCCGCGAGACCATCGACGTCGGCCTGGAGCGGCCCCGGGACCGCAACGCGCCCGCGTTCGAGGAACTGGTCGACCGCGTCTACCGCACCATGACCGGCCGCGAGAAGGAGACGCGCACCCCCGGGCGCGGCGACGCGGTCGAGCCCGAGCGGCGCACCCCCGCCAACACCCCCCTCCCGCCGGCCGGAGTCGACGGACTCTCCGGACTGGCCGAGATGGTCGCCCACCGCGGCGGCAGCTGCGACCTGGCCGACCTCACCGACGAACTCGGCCTGGAGGTCGACGACATGCTGCCGCAGGTCGACGCCCTGGAACTGCTCGGCTTCGCCACGGTCGGCGGGGACGACCTGGTGCTCACCGAGGCAGGCACCGACTTCGCCCGCGCCGACGTCCAGCACTCCAAGACGATCTTCGCCGACGCCGCCATGGGCGCGCCGCTGGTGCGGCTGATCGTCGCCAGCCTGCGGCAGAACCCGAAGGGCACCCTGCGCGCCGGGTTCTTCCGCGACGTACTCGCCCACCACTTCACCACCGAACAGGTCGCCCAGCAGCTGGAGACCGCCACGGACTGGGGCCGCTACGCCGAGCTGTACTCGTACGACGCCGAGCCGCAGGAGTACCGCCTCGACGAGTCCGGTACGAGCACCGGCACGGCGGCCGGAGCGAGCGCCCGTGCTGCGGGCCGGGAGGGCTGA
- a CDS encoding MgtC/SapB family protein, producing the protein MTIVTFATGVGTGMLAGALIGVERQWRQRMAGLRTNTLVATGAALFVLLSGAFDDSSPSRVAAQVVSGIGFLGAGVIMRDGLNVTGINTAATLWCSAAVGCLAGAGLPLYALAGAAAIVGVNTALRHLAHGLDRQPGSGEEVPTPYAVEAVVSARDEAHVRTLLVQSLSGSAGRLHAVDSSGGPEDGQVRIRAEITADGADSTAVETAVARISMEPAVASASWRHVA; encoded by the coding sequence ATGACCATCGTCACCTTCGCCACCGGCGTCGGCACGGGGATGCTCGCCGGCGCGCTCATCGGCGTCGAGCGCCAGTGGCGCCAGCGTATGGCCGGGCTGCGCACGAACACCCTGGTCGCCACGGGCGCCGCGCTGTTCGTCCTGCTCTCGGGAGCCTTCGACGACTCCTCGCCCAGCCGGGTCGCCGCGCAGGTCGTCTCCGGCATCGGCTTCCTCGGCGCGGGCGTCATCATGCGCGACGGGCTCAATGTGACGGGCATCAACACCGCGGCGACGCTGTGGTGTTCGGCCGCGGTCGGCTGCCTGGCCGGAGCGGGACTGCCCCTGTACGCCCTCGCGGGCGCGGCGGCGATCGTCGGCGTCAACACCGCCCTGCGCCACCTCGCCCACGGCCTGGACCGCCAGCCCGGCTCCGGCGAGGAGGTCCCGACGCCGTACGCGGTCGAGGCCGTCGTCTCCGCCCGCGACGAGGCCCACGTCCGTACGCTGCTCGTCCAGTCGCTCTCCGGCTCCGCCGGACGGCTGCACGCGGTGGACTCCAGCGGCGGTCCCGAGGACGGCCAGGTCCGCATCCGCGCGGAGATCACCGCCGACGGCGCCGACAGCACGGCGGTCGAGACGGCGGTCGCCCGCATCAGCATGGAGCCCGCGGTCGCATCGGCGTCCTGGCGCCACGTGGCCTAG